Sequence from the Thunnus maccoyii chromosome 22, fThuMac1.1, whole genome shotgun sequence genome:
GGGAGTTATTCTTTCTCCATTGTCATAGATTATCTCTTAGTTATATCTTGCTATGCCACATTTAGTATGTTTTTCATTCGACCCTTTTCGATATGTGACTTATTTTTAAGTCACATATCGAGGATGACAGAGGTGAGGATGACAGAGGTTGTCACATGTGTCATAGAGTGCAAAGAATACTATACATACTGTAGAATACagtaggttagggttagtagaTTTACGGAAATAAAttttaaatcaacatatttctttaaatgacATGTCAAACATTAAGTTAACTGTTAACCTAATTATCACTACAACAGCTTCTGTGTCGACTGAAAATAATGCTGATGGGATGGATACATCACACGCTACTCTTTCTCAACCTTGGAATGTCACTTTTCTATTCCAACAAGATGACGCCgcagtaaacagcagaatcgTTAGTCATTAATAGGGATGCTATGTCAGAGCATGCATTTATCTGAAAATAAGTCACTGGCTGATCAGAGTCAAGTATTCTCTGTGGTCAAGGTGGAACTGCatctaaaaacataaattaaatgattattaaaagCACAATGAAAAGGATTTCCTATAAATTTACATGAACGTATCATGAAGCTAATGCACACAGTTATACATTGGTAATCAGTGTGGGATTTAATGCATTAAGAGTCAATGGgaaatttgtttcaaaactcaagtacaatataatacaataatagtGTTTTCTGTGAAAGTAATTACTGCAAAGCCCCAGATACAAAAAGTCAAGGTTTATATTTGGTAAATGTGGTGGTGTATCAGAATAACAAATACGGTGACAGGTCATCCTAGGTATGACTCACTTGTACTTTGATATTGTGATTGATATCTGTTGAAGGCAAACTAAGTGACAGTTCTTTGTTTTCTCGCAGGCTTTCATAGTTCAAGTCACAGAAAATGGGAGCATAATGTATCCTGAGGAGAGGCTTCTGCAGGAACTCCCTGATTGCTCAGCACTCTGCAACAGCTGCAAAACTCCATCAGCGAGACAACATGAGCTCAGAAGCTAAACACCACCCTTAATTGGTCACTCAACATGATTTGACCCGCCAGAACACCTCCTTTCAATCAACACATGGgttattttttatgttctgTGTGTCCAGGTGgtcttatcctggttttgatcataAGTCTGCACTTACTGCCTGCAACAGATGGGCAGtaatatgtatgtttatgtatgaaTGGAAATGGTAAGGTGTATGATTGCCTATTAAGAATCCTGTGAATCAGGGTGTACAACAGGTGCCTAACAGGTGCTGCTGTATTCTGaggaaaaatgatcaaatttgtTTGGACTTTGGAATGAGAAATCCCAACAAGCGAAGACACAAGAGACCCTGAAAAATCAAGGACATCTTAACTCTGAGAAGGAGGAACAATGgatattttcttctctcttggaTGACAGTAACTAagaacatacatatatatatatatttgctttAGTGATATGAACACAATCCTCTCTTCTGTGGATTAAAATAGAAACTAAAAGGACAATAGAGAGCTGAAGTTCTGACACTACTTCCAACTACGATCTTCTGTAACTCAAGGGAATCTCTCAGTGAGGGTTTCTTTCATCACATACTTATCATTCCTGTCTACACAAATGTAGGGGACTGCACAACCTACTGTTGATCAAGGTTATGTTGCAGAGTTGGCTCTTTGGTAATTTGTGGTATTATAAGAAGCCCAAACTTTGATTTCACTTCAATTCTCTATAGCTCTATTGGCTAGCACTAGTCAAGCTTAACGTTAGCATCATATATAGCCAAAAGTGACAATGGATTTAAATGGGAGCCAGGACTATGGGTCCTATCCAACAGGGCTACCCTATAACACAAGCATGGACTACGAGGACTACTACCAGGAGCCTGATGCCAGTAAAATCATCATCCCATCCATCTATGCTTTTGTCTGTTGTGTAGGTCTTACTGGCAATGCCATGGTCATCTATGTTATTCTGAAATatgccaaaatgaaaacagccaCTAACATTTACATCCTTAACTTAGCTATTGCTGATGAGTTGTTTATGTTGAGTGTTCCTTTTCTAGCTACATCAGCCGCCGTTCGCCACTGGCCCTTTGGGTCATTGATGTGTAGGTTGGTTCTGAGTGTGGATGGTATCAATATGTTCACATCAATCTTCTGCCTGACTGTGCTGAGTGTGGACCGCTATGTGGCAGTGGTCCACCCAATCAAGGCGGCCCGCTACCGCAGACCCACTGTAGCCAAAGTagttaatgtgtgtgtctgggggCTGTCGCTCATAGTCATCCTGCCCATCATTATCTTCGCAGACACTGTTCCTGCACAGGATGGTGGTGTGGACTGTAACTTCTTGTGGCCTGAAGCAGCATGGTCAGAGGCATTTGTAGTGTATACCTTCTTGTTGGGTTTTCTGTTGCCGGTTGGAGCTATCTGCTTATGCTACTGCCTAATGGTGGCCAGGATGCGAGCAGTGGGGCTAAAAGCAGGCTGGCTTCAACGGCGGCGCTCAGAGAAGAAGATCACCCGCATGGTGCTGTTGGTTGTGGCGGTGTTTGTTCTCTGCTGGATGCCCTTCTACATCGTCCAGCTGATCAGTGTTTTCCACCGGCCGCCAGACCCCATGGTCACTCAGCTTTTTGTAATCCTCAGCTATGCAAACAGCGGTGCCAATCCTATCCTGTACGGCTTTGTGTCCGACAATTTCCGGCGTTCATTCCAGCGCATTGTGTGTTTCCGGTGGCTAGAATCTGGGCTGGATGCGGAGCAGGTGGATTACTGTGCTGTAGCACTGAAGAGACAAGCAACATGTAGTCCTCTGGATTTTCCCAAAGACTGTATGGCCTCTGATATGGTGTTTCGGAATGGAACTTATACCTCCCGTACAACCACAGTGTAACACTCAACCAGAACAGGACCTAAAACAAGGAGCAACCATGATGTAAAGGAGAGTTTCTTTACCAATCTCCTGGAGTTGCAGGAGATTGATTTTTAGTTTTGATTGATATATATGTGATGAAAAAACTAAACTATGGGTTTAGAATATATAATTATTTCCATGTAATGCCCACTGGACCACACAAGTATGCCATACAAAAActgatgacaaaatgtaaactcAAATTTCAAGTGTCATTAGAGTTTTGGGAATCACAGGCCACGCAGATTTGAAAGTGGATGAGGAGAAAAATGCCCAGTACAGCAACCAATCCAGATGGCTGGCTTGTTGAGAGaaaaactgacaacaaaaaagatgtatataattctgtttttaagtGGGTAAGGATGTAAAGCACAGCTGAATGTAGACATGAAATATTATTGTACAGACATATATTACTATGTacaagaaatgaaacatgtttatcaCCAAATTAGTGGAGCTTTGGTAGTGGCACTAAAACCAGATACAATAACATCTGGcaatatttggagctctttgttcagcgagtcagttagaaataatgcagggagggaTAGTACAGAAGAAACAGCCacattgatgatgatgtttgatgaagagctgccaATGAGCAGCTCACCttcaacaggtaaactacttattttactttgcagtgATGTGTATTGGAAAAACACTCAGCGTGCTAGCTCAACTCCAGTCATGGCTCTgcatgactacccccaaaacaatggaaaaatgccataatgttagcagagcagagcagtgaacttgtgcgctgtgcatggagcagatgaccatattCAGAAATCTGTCATGAGCCAACGTTGGCTCGGGTGAACAGAATAAACCGTtggagcagtctgaagccagagctttttgctcacagggattacttctacatatgtttacatgtttatttgacatgtttaatatGGACAACTGActttataacattatatatatgactgaaaataaggaaaagtatAATAGGCTCCCTTTAAACAAGCATGTTCCAAGTCATAGTTTTGCTCATTTTTGGATATAGACAGAGGCATTTACATATAATTTGTACCTTTCAGTTTGAAGGTCTTTTATCATCACTTgaagtttttatttgattatcaaagatTATGATTTTAGTCTGAAATTAAGCGAACTCTTTAAAGGTTTTACCACAGCAAAATAATGTATATCATCTgcaaatcaaataaattttaTTCTATGTTTTGAAAAGCTTatacatattatttatatacaaaATACCTAATAATGGGACTAACCTCAACAGTGAGCTGGGAGGAAATTTGTTAATTTTAGGTGTGCTATTAGGGGCTATAAGTATCTAAATATCTTACatatttttactgattttacAATGGCCCCCTACATAACACAGAAAGTGTGATTAACAGATATCGCTCAAATTTCACTTTCAAACttctaaatgttttatatgtaggTGTTCTGCAGATTTGTACAACACAAActtgaattaaaaaatgtttaccAATTGATTTTTTGGGGAAAGAGGATGACTGTTGCCAGTCTTCAATTCTTAGTGTGCTGGTGTGCTAGTTTCACACTTCAGTAGTGTATTATAATGTGGGTGGAGGGTGTATCGTGTATGTGTAGGGCCTCAAAAAGGCTTGTGCCAGCCCTGGATATCACCCAGACAAGAgcatttaaattattaatgtgaGTCTTTTTCTCTAAATAATGTTGgattatttatgtgtatgtttctgtatttgctgTATCTATGTTTGGTCATTATTCGTTGATAGATCTGTTTAAATTTGAGCTGTGTCTTTGCAAAATGAGCCAGAGCTGTTATGCTTCTGttgcacaaaatgacagaaatggttaaaaaaaatcatgtatgTGTTGATTTCATGTTTCTGAATTACAAAGGCTCACAAAATTATTCTTTTTGCCTtcacttttgccttcatgtcAAATTTTTCTGTTATAGATTAGAGTCTTGAGAGAAGCTGGAAAATTGATTTCAGAGGTAAATGTTACAGGAAAAGTTAAACATCTTGGATATGATATTTACTCTAAGTGGATATGACATATTGAGACTGACGGGATCAACAGCCATCATACATTTACAGTTATCATTTCAATTGAAGGAATTCTTAATTTagtatatttaaataattaattttctttgtgGGTGTCTAAAACATACTTATACCATACATAGTAATGAAATTGTAGATATCTGACACTGAAGATATTAAAGGGCTGGAattgtgggggaaaaaaagacttttggGATGGATTAGAATGATGGTGGGGGCCCTCTTATGCTGCTCAATGCTCAATTCTATCTACTTAatttttttaagtaatttgAAATTTTTGAAATTTGTGGCTCAAGAGCGAGCAGTGTTGAGGTGATACTTGTTACTACGTCACAtcagaaagtcaaatcaaatatgcttTGAAGCTTTAGAATGAACCCACCGCTGCCCAGATTGCATAACTGATCTTCATTTTTAGAAACAATTTTCTCTCCGTTGTCAGCaagtgattgtgtgtttgttcggCACATTTTACAGCCCACTGTCTGCTTAACGAGGCTCAGTACATCCCAGGATTTTCTACTGTTTCATATCAATCtttggatgaagttttaaaacaagtgcacttgtaaacattgtttctttctgttactcagcTAAAGGGATACGTTTGAAAAAATTACTTGTATTTTGTTAAGAAAGGCTACAGTCAGACTGCAGGCAAAAGGGACAAAATCTGATTTTTCTGCTCATGCTGTATGTGCCTCAGATCTGTTTTTTCCATGACAGTGTGAACAGCATAAATCACATGGAATCTAATCTTTTCAAGTCTGATTTGGACCACTTTCATATGTTGTCCTAAATCAGATACAGGTCTGATTTTTTGCAATATGACCTCAGTCCGAACAGTCATATTGGAATTCATGTGACTTTTATGTCACAATTCTGTGTTGGCGGGAGTCACTCGGTGAATACAAACATGCTGCTCCCTCTTGACATCCTGAAATTTTAGATGAAATCTGTTTCTGTGAAGCCATTCACATTACGATCCCACCACTCCTGGCTCCAACTCTGCATCCATATAAACCTCCGTACAGAAGTAGCAGCCATTGTTCCACAAAAAGGCATGATTAAAAATTTGGATCTCATCCTTATCCTTGATATCATCTGCTCATGACTTTGCTGGCTTCCACTGCACGTCAACTTATAAATGAAACCATAAACATTGCCTTCAGTGGCCTCCGTGTTTACTTTTGTATGACAGTGTGCTGCATGTAATGtctttgttattgttcttttgCACATGTGGGTCAGTTCAGGACCCTGACCAGTTCACACTGATATTTGATATCGGCCACGCTTAAAACATCATGTGAATAGCCACGGATCTGAGCAATAAATCCAAATTGAGCACTAAGGCTTGCAGTATGAACGCCAAAGAAACAATATTACCGTTCTAAAACATCTTGTTGAAATCTCAACTGTGCAACGACAGGTTCTTCCCGTTATTCAGGATCAGACTCTGCTTCATAGACGCTATACACTGTCTTACGTCTCCATCAGCGGACATTACTCCAGTTAAAGATGCAGCGTAAGGGAATCTGCATTATCCATTGGGCTGTATTTCAAATGACTGGGGGTGAAGGTGGTCATTAATAATGCCGATTTTTTGTAAAAAGCTTCcaaaacagcctgctggaggacagaggggaatctGTACTGTAAttaaagatggatttagagaaatctaaacaacttttataaataaaatgtcagatattttttaaaatagtcTCAGtagttttaaaatgagtcaaaaaggTATGTATTGCCAGTTTATGAATGTAACGTGAGTCCCACCAGTCTGATAAATTAAACAATGTCTGTGATGTGATTATAGGTATCTTTAAAAGATTTTTGTTTGGAGGTGTCTTTAAATATCATTCTTATTGCCTGGAACGCAATATGTTAAATTGTAATTCTGACTGGTCAGATTGTAATTATCACCATACATGTAGATTTGTGCAAGATAACTAGAAATGGTCAGTCTATTAGATGTCAAAAGGGCTTGCTATAACATGTAACACTACTGCAAGATAGTATACAAGTATACAGAAAATCATGTTTGGTGCAAAGTGTGAAGACTGTGAATAAGCCCAGAGGACTCTGGCTGAACAGAGTATATCACATCAATAACACTCTCAAGCTCACACCAGCATCACATCCATTTCTTCTGGCTTGTGTATGAAGTGTCATTACTATGGAAAGTGGAGATTGACATTTCCTCTGCACTTATTCAGCAGGGACCTTCCTCTGGTCATTCACGGTGCATGTTGCCTTTCAATTACACTAAATCAGTCAGTCTAATCAAGATAATAAAATTGCACCTTGGCTGCGGTTACTGTCAGACCGTGGAGGGAGTGTGGCCGATGATTGTGCCTGTCCTTCACTGACTGATTTACTCTGTT
This genomic interval carries:
- the sstr1b gene encoding somatostatin receptor type 1, whose amino-acid sequence is MDLNGSQDYGSYPTGLPYNTSMDYEDYYQEPDASKIIIPSIYAFVCCVGLTGNAMVIYVILKYAKMKTATNIYILNLAIADELFMLSVPFLATSAAVRHWPFGSLMCRLVLSVDGINMFTSIFCLTVLSVDRYVAVVHPIKAARYRRPTVAKVVNVCVWGLSLIVILPIIIFADTVPAQDGGVDCNFLWPEAAWSEAFVVYTFLLGFLLPVGAICLCYCLMVARMRAVGLKAGWLQRRRSEKKITRMVLLVVAVFVLCWMPFYIVQLISVFHRPPDPMVTQLFVILSYANSGANPILYGFVSDNFRRSFQRIVCFRWLESGLDAEQVDYCAVALKRQATCSPLDFPKDCMASDMVFRNGTYTSRTTTV